One window from the genome of Candidatus Synechococcus calcipolaris G9 encodes:
- the rpsO gene encoding 30S ribosomal protein S15 has protein sequence MVLLQQDKQEIINTYQTHPTDTGSADVQVAILTERIKSLSGHLKTNSKDHSSRRGLMKMIGQRKRLLAYIAKHDRQHYRDLIARLGIRG, from the coding sequence ATGGTATTACTGCAACAAGACAAGCAAGAAATTATCAATACATATCAGACCCATCCCACAGATACAGGCTCCGCAGATGTTCAGGTTGCCATCCTAACGGAACGGATCAAGTCCTTATCGGGTCACCTTAAAACGAACAGCAAAGATCACTCGTCTCGCCGGGGTCTGATGAAAATGATTGGTCAGCGGAAGCGACTCCTGGCCTACATTGCCAAGCACGATCGCCAGCATTACCGCGATCTCATTGCCCGTTTAGGTATTCGGGGTTAG
- a CDS encoding Crp/Fnr family transcriptional regulator, whose amino-acid sequence MNSAHCPSIIYRFERHHRLPTRKNSLWQIHEGLVRTVTWDDDGRVIVLGYWGVGSVVGYGIDQMDPYDIQPLTAVSVTSISLNSALASSYLLAHQKQTNELLGLLHCHPMDNRLLRFIIWLAQRFGVSKKHGIEVRFLLTHQEIAETLGTNRVTITRLIKQLESNGKLHWSRKRRLIPYQTFDRYGQTP is encoded by the coding sequence TTGAACTCAGCCCATTGTCCCTCAATCATTTACCGTTTTGAGCGTCATCATCGGTTGCCCACTCGGAAAAATTCACTGTGGCAAATCCATGAGGGCCTGGTGCGTACCGTAACTTGGGATGATGATGGCAGAGTTATCGTGTTGGGTTACTGGGGAGTTGGCAGTGTGGTGGGCTACGGCATTGATCAGATGGATCCCTACGACATTCAGCCCTTAACGGCGGTGAGTGTGACATCCATTAGTCTGAATTCAGCCCTAGCTAGCTCCTACTTGCTGGCCCATCAAAAGCAAACCAATGAACTATTGGGACTCCTCCATTGTCACCCTATGGATAATCGCCTATTGCGCTTTATTATATGGCTAGCCCAGCGTTTTGGTGTATCGAAAAAGCATGGGATTGAAGTACGATTCCTCTTGACTCACCAAGAAATTGCGGAAACCTTGGGAACTAATCGAGTGACCATTACTCGGTTGATCAAGCAACTCGAAAGCAATGGCAAACTACACTGGTCTCGCAAGCGCCGATTGATTCCCTATCAAACCTTTGATCGCTATGGTCAAACTCCCTAA
- a CDS encoding metal-sensing transcriptional repressor, producing MTHEQNPPESKPKSSADTVLPSLVHPSHTHRDGTGHGHVHSEESLKAIMNRLARVEGHVRGIKVMVQEGRPCPDVLIQIAAVRGALDRVARLILDEHLSECITRAAEEGTIEVELQELKAALDRFLG from the coding sequence ATGACTCACGAGCAAAATCCCCCTGAGTCTAAACCTAAATCATCTGCGGATACTGTCCTACCGTCCTTAGTTCATCCCTCCCATACCCATAGGGATGGTACAGGGCATGGCCATGTTCACAGTGAAGAATCCCTGAAAGCCATTATGAATCGGCTCGCACGGGTCGAAGGCCATGTGCGCGGAATTAAGGTGATGGTACAAGAAGGGCGGCCCTGTCCCGATGTATTAATTCAGATTGCGGCGGTGAGGGGAGCCTTGGATCGCGTTGCCCGCCTTATTTTAGACGAACATCTGAGTGAATGTATTACCCGTGCAGCGGAAGAGGGAACCATAGAAGTCGAACTGCAAGAACTCAAGGCAGCCCTCGATCGCTTTCTAGGTTAA
- the fldA gene encoding flavodoxin FldA: protein MAKIGLFYGSTTGKTADVAEQIKAALGGDSVLDTYDIADVEVAQLTDYDYLILGCPTWNIGDLQTDWEGIFDDLDTIDFSGKSVFYFGTGDQVGYADNFMDAIGILEEKIASLGGETLGYWPTDGYDFSDSRAIRNGKFCGLVLDEDNQSDKTLERIQQWTTQIKPLLGL from the coding sequence ATGGCTAAAATTGGCTTATTTTACGGCTCTACTACAGGTAAAACGGCAGATGTTGCCGAGCAGATTAAAGCAGCCCTAGGGGGGGATTCGGTTCTTGATACCTACGATATTGCGGATGTGGAGGTTGCCCAGCTTACGGATTATGACTATTTAATTCTTGGCTGTCCGACCTGGAACATTGGTGACCTCCAAACTGACTGGGAAGGAATTTTTGATGACCTCGATACGATTGATTTTAGTGGTAAGAGTGTTTTTTACTTTGGTACAGGAGATCAGGTAGGCTATGCCGACAATTTTATGGATGCCATCGGCATTCTAGAGGAGAAAATCGCCAGCTTAGGGGGAGAAACCCTGGGCTACTGGCCCACCGATGGATATGACTTTAGCGACTCTCGGGCGATTCGCAATGGCAAGTTCTGCGGCCTTGTTCTTGATGAAGATAACCAATCTGACAAAACCTTAGAACGTATTCAGCAATGGACAACTCAAATCAAGCCTCTCTTGGGACTTTGA
- a CDS encoding serine/threonine-protein kinase, with protein sequence MPTLTLHHPMSYCLNPNCVKPDNPDGLRNCEACGSSLLLQDQYQAVRVLGRGGFGTTFLAIDVKLPGNPTCVIKQLRPAVSAPHILAMARELFLREATTLGKVGNHPQLPRLLAYFEAESEFYLVQEYVAGLTLQQEVKRFGAKDEQYVIQVLLEVLPILDYLHKCEVIHRDIKPANLIRREIDNKLVLIDFGAVKDKVTQAMVEGAPELSTFTSFAVGTPVYAPPEQMAMRPVYASDIYALAVTCIYLLTGKSPKEIERDNRTGEWKWKNHVQISDHLAQILDKMLEDSVKNRYQNALDIVRDLQAQPSSTSEDDQYEDMSGSLSAPPRRQSPSPSSQGNSQGRSSNKSSYASSVSNNAQAARYRQSRMGDGNLGGDRPLTGRLPLASNTGRLRPGDMGNQAKRYTAAQLANAYRQGQKDFVDADLSNLVLRKYDLSGCNFANAKLENVDFKDAILANCNFGRSNLRQANLAGANLTAAYFVNADMSNANLKGAILREASLSRTNLQGADLSGADLTGATGVLQGQLDMAKKSWFTKLPK encoded by the coding sequence TTGCCTACCCTCACGCTGCACCATCCCATGAGTTATTGTCTAAACCCAAATTGTGTCAAACCTGACAATCCCGATGGCTTAAGAAATTGTGAAGCCTGTGGGTCATCTTTACTACTTCAAGACCAATACCAAGCGGTACGGGTTTTAGGGCGGGGTGGATTTGGGACGACTTTTCTAGCCATTGATGTAAAGCTGCCCGGAAATCCCACCTGTGTGATTAAGCAACTCCGGCCTGCCGTTTCTGCCCCCCATATTCTTGCCATGGCCCGGGAATTATTTTTACGGGAAGCCACAACCCTTGGCAAGGTGGGCAACCATCCCCAACTTCCCCGACTTTTAGCCTACTTTGAAGCAGAAAGTGAGTTTTACTTAGTCCAAGAATACGTTGCCGGTCTTACCCTTCAGCAAGAAGTAAAACGCTTTGGGGCGAAAGATGAACAATACGTAATCCAAGTGCTTTTGGAAGTGTTGCCAATCCTTGATTATTTGCATAAATGTGAGGTGATCCACCGAGACATTAAGCCAGCTAACCTCATTCGACGGGAAATTGACAATAAGCTCGTTTTGATTGACTTTGGGGCCGTCAAAGATAAAGTAACCCAGGCCATGGTTGAGGGTGCCCCGGAATTGAGTACCTTCACAAGCTTTGCGGTGGGAACCCCGGTCTACGCTCCCCCCGAACAGATGGCAATGCGGCCCGTCTATGCCAGTGATATTTATGCCCTAGCGGTAACCTGTATTTATTTACTCACGGGTAAATCTCCCAAGGAAATTGAGCGGGATAATCGCACCGGGGAATGGAAATGGAAGAACCATGTTCAAATTTCGGATCACCTCGCCCAGATTTTAGACAAAATGCTGGAGGATTCCGTTAAAAATCGCTATCAAAATGCCCTAGACATCGTTCGAGATTTGCAGGCCCAGCCCTCCTCGACGTCCGAAGATGATCAGTATGAGGACATGAGTGGTTCATTGTCTGCACCACCTCGCCGCCAATCCCCTTCCCCCAGCTCCCAGGGAAATTCTCAGGGAAGAAGCAGTAATAAAAGTAGCTATGCCTCTTCGGTGAGCAACAATGCCCAGGCCGCCCGCTATCGTCAATCCCGCATGGGTGATGGCAACCTCGGCGGCGATCGCCCCTTGACTGGACGCTTACCCCTAGCTTCTAATACGGGTCGTTTGCGCCCTGGAGATATGGGGAACCAGGCTAAGCGATATACAGCGGCCCAATTAGCCAACGCCTACCGCCAAGGTCAAAAGGATTTTGTAGATGCGGATCTATCCAACCTAGTTTTGCGTAAATATGATTTATCGGGCTGTAATTTTGCCAATGCCAAACTAGAAAATGTGGATTTCAAAGATGCTATTCTTGCCAATTGCAATTTTGGTCGCTCCAATCTACGGCAAGCAAACTTAGCAGGAGCAAATCTTACCGCTGCCTATTTTGTAAATGCAGATATGAGTAATGCCAACCTAAAGGGAGCCATTCTCCGGGAAGCATCTCTCTCCCGAACCAATTTGCAGGGGGCAGATTTAAGTGGGGCAGATTTAACCGGTGCCACGGGTGTCCTTCAAGGTCAACTGGACATGGCAAAGAAAAGTTGGTTTACCAAACTACCGAAGTAA
- a CDS encoding PAM68 family protein, translating to MAGEQKQGKQKESNKDASGSALPFQPGKKKSSSSTKKPASVNSSPKSSSNTAKNMGIPDAVSRRMVSRMAVCSGIPTLLGFVTFPLCYVIVQQHWLELPNVAVVAMSLVLFGLGAIGLSYGVLSASWEEDQAGSFWGWEEFRLNFGRVISGWRSPKDSSST from the coding sequence ATGGCAGGGGAACAGAAACAGGGCAAGCAAAAAGAGTCTAACAAGGATGCTTCTGGCTCTGCCTTACCCTTTCAGCCAGGCAAAAAAAAGTCATCCTCCTCCACCAAAAAGCCTGCTTCTGTTAACTCGTCCCCTAAATCTTCATCTAATACAGCTAAAAACATGGGTATCCCTGATGCGGTCAGTCGGCGAATGGTCAGTCGCATGGCCGTCTGCTCAGGAATTCCTACCCTACTAGGATTTGTCACGTTTCCTTTGTGTTATGTGATTGTCCAGCAACATTGGCTTGAACTTCCGAATGTGGCAGTAGTTGCCATGAGCTTAGTCCTGTTTGGCTTAGGGGCCATAGGTTTGAGCTATGGAGTTCTATCGGCATCTTGGGAAGAAGATCAGGCTGGTAGTTTTTGGGGCTGGGAGGAGTTTCGACTGAATTTTGGGCGAGTGATTTCCGGTTGGCGATCGCCCAAGGATTCTTCTTCGACCTAA
- a CDS encoding DUF927 domain-containing protein, which yields MLETDLNDQGREANKDNPCPGCGGTDWCYLINETAFICDRISAPPEGYSQRGTAKDGRPIFAKTGSYAEPRTLSDLVLPLEWEPKSDGPQWQPTGSKDGKHSEQIIEYHYPDPITGDPLGKVVRKQWSDRRLAYGRGASKKTKEIRPWHWAKPTPAMVADGVKGWWSDRGKGDGKWPIYRQNEVTPGSVVFVVAGEQSVEAMRGIGGVAICNQGGEKTTAGLKQIALFLKAAKSKLAVVLPDHDATGREMGEVLKTQLEKVHVKTIVLDLAEVWPGIPTKGDIYDLVTYSGWSVEQIQAALEFEIERLLEPLDIEAELRAQLPKSGFSTDPDRGLIYTDRTSQPGHELRYFIGNHLEAIGYCQSPSGDGAALVLSFKTIHGYLATYLMGRGSLAGDGNEVIAELLLRSYSFLRGEKTRLLTYLHGLGAGIEEQFLLMPSTGWADVQEQKSFLLPHVTIGDRRLRFQSFEPPLTHPYQPKGTLENWAVEVGKYAAGNSRLAFALSSSFAGPLLELLDIPGGGFNLYGATSRGKTTAVQVAASVAGHPDKVVRSWRATDNGLEAIASEHSDLTLVLDELKECHPKVVDQASYLLANGVGKQRANRTGGKQTPKTWRTLFLSTGEMPFVEYLKGHSLTVKGGQEIRLIDIGAIAGEHGVFENLHGFKDGAGIANHLKSATRQHHGTALTSFLEVLVSQVESEGLDDLRDSFRAIREVLTPSGVADPAVGRAIERFAVVALAGELAIRFGILPIPEGEPTQASAILLQTWLNLRGGLGSHDLKAALERVEAILRENYHTGLVPLDLENRLGDTPRGNLLGYRRLNGEILILPSVYRDQFCQGIDRKLLTTQMRSLGWLKWDEATNKTPVQRKVEGKNQRFYAFTPFWEVQDGE from the coding sequence ATGCTTGAGACAGATCTAAACGACCAGGGCAGAGAAGCCAACAAGGATAATCCTTGCCCAGGCTGTGGTGGTACTGACTGGTGCTACCTAATTAATGAGACCGCCTTTATTTGCGATCGCATCAGCGCACCGCCAGAAGGCTATTCACAGCGGGGCACGGCAAAAGACGGACGGCCGATCTTTGCTAAAACTGGCAGTTATGCCGAACCTCGCACTTTATCAGATCTCGTTTTGCCTCTGGAGTGGGAGCCAAAATCGGACGGCCCCCAGTGGCAACCCACCGGTAGCAAAGACGGAAAACACTCGGAACAGATTATTGAATACCATTACCCCGACCCGATAACCGGCGATCCGTTGGGCAAGGTGGTAAGAAAACAATGGAGCGATCGCCGGTTAGCCTACGGTCGTGGCGCATCCAAAAAAACTAAGGAAATACGTCCCTGGCACTGGGCTAAACCCACTCCAGCAATGGTGGCTGACGGGGTTAAAGGCTGGTGGAGCGATCGGGGCAAGGGTGATGGGAAATGGCCCATTTATCGGCAAAACGAGGTGACCCCTGGCTCTGTCGTTTTTGTGGTTGCGGGTGAACAGTCAGTAGAGGCTATGCGCGGCATTGGAGGGGTAGCAATCTGCAATCAGGGCGGTGAAAAAACAACCGCAGGACTCAAGCAGATCGCCCTATTCCTAAAAGCCGCCAAGTCCAAGTTAGCGGTGGTTTTGCCTGATCACGATGCCACCGGTCGCGAGATGGGGGAGGTGCTCAAAACGCAACTCGAAAAAGTTCACGTTAAAACAATCGTTCTTGATTTGGCTGAGGTTTGGCCCGGCATCCCTACCAAGGGCGATATTTACGATTTAGTGACCTATTCGGGTTGGTCGGTTGAGCAAATCCAAGCGGCTCTTGAGTTTGAGATAGAGCGACTTCTTGAACCTCTCGATATCGAGGCGGAGCTACGGGCGCAACTCCCTAAAAGTGGGTTTTCCACCGATCCGGATCGGGGGTTAATCTACACGGATCGCACCTCACAGCCCGGTCACGAGCTACGTTACTTTATCGGCAACCACCTAGAGGCAATAGGTTATTGCCAAAGTCCTAGTGGCGACGGCGCGGCGTTGGTGCTGAGTTTCAAGACAATCCACGGGTATCTAGCTACTTACCTAATGGGGCGGGGGAGCCTAGCCGGTGATGGCAACGAGGTGATAGCCGAACTTTTACTGCGATCGTACTCGTTCTTGCGGGGCGAGAAAACACGCCTCCTGACGTACCTCCACGGGCTGGGGGCGGGGATTGAAGAGCAATTCCTTCTGATGCCTTCCACTGGCTGGGCGGATGTTCAGGAGCAAAAATCTTTTCTACTGCCTCATGTCACTATTGGCGATCGCCGGTTGCGGTTTCAGAGTTTCGAGCCACCCTTAACGCATCCCTACCAACCCAAGGGAACCCTTGAAAACTGGGCAGTGGAGGTGGGCAAATATGCGGCGGGGAACTCTCGCCTAGCGTTTGCTTTATCGAGTTCGTTTGCAGGCCCGCTGTTGGAATTGCTGGATATTCCAGGTGGGGGGTTCAACCTTTACGGAGCTACGTCACGCGGCAAAACCACAGCGGTACAGGTGGCGGCGAGCGTTGCGGGTCATCCTGATAAAGTTGTCCGTAGCTGGCGGGCTACGGACAACGGGTTAGAGGCGATCGCCTCAGAGCATAGCGACCTGACGCTAGTTCTGGACGAATTGAAGGAGTGCCATCCGAAGGTAGTGGATCAGGCCAGCTACCTACTAGCTAATGGTGTTGGCAAGCAGCGAGCTAACCGTACCGGCGGCAAGCAAACCCCGAAAACATGGCGGACGCTGTTTCTGTCTACCGGCGAGATGCCTTTTGTCGAATACCTCAAGGGGCACAGTTTAACGGTCAAGGGTGGACAGGAAATCCGATTAATCGATATTGGGGCGATCGCCGGTGAGCATGGGGTGTTTGAGAACTTGCATGGCTTCAAAGATGGGGCAGGTATAGCGAACCACCTGAAATCCGCAACACGGCAACACCACGGCACAGCCCTAACCAGCTTCCTAGAGGTCTTGGTTTCTCAGGTGGAATCCGAAGGACTTGACGACCTGCGCGACTCTTTTCGGGCTATTCGTGAGGTTTTAACCCCGTCAGGTGTGGCTGATCCGGCGGTAGGGCGGGCGATCGAGCGGTTTGCGGTGGTTGCCCTAGCGGGTGAGTTAGCGATCCGTTTTGGGATATTGCCTATACCAGAGGGTGAGCCTACCCAAGCCTCAGCAATATTGCTACAAACCTGGCTTAACTTGCGGGGCGGGCTAGGGAGCCACGACCTGAAGGCCGCACTAGAACGGGTTGAGGCAATTTTGCGGGAAAACTATCACACCGGATTAGTCCCACTTGATCTTGAGAACAGGCTGGGGGACACCCCACGCGGCAATTTACTCGGTTATCGCCGGCTCAACGGTGAAATTTTGATCCTCCCGTCTGTTTACCGTGACCA
- the grxD gene encoding Grx4 family monothiol glutaredoxin, translating into MTPEVQAKIEHLLKSNKIIVFMKGSKLMPQCGFSNNAVQLLNSLGVPYTTVDVLEDFDIRQGIKEYSNWPTIPQVYINGEFVGGSDILIELYQKGELQQLVEVALAS; encoded by the coding sequence ATGACTCCTGAGGTTCAAGCCAAAATTGAACACCTGCTCAAGTCCAACAAAATTATTGTCTTTATGAAAGGCAGTAAGTTAATGCCCCAGTGTGGCTTCTCCAATAATGCGGTACAGCTTCTCAATTCCTTGGGGGTTCCCTATACGACGGTGGATGTGTTAGAAGACTTCGACATTCGCCAAGGCATTAAGGAATACTCCAATTGGCCGACTATTCCCCAGGTGTATATCAATGGTGAATTTGTGGGCGGCTCTGACATTCTCATTGAGCTTTACCAGAAAGGTGAACTCCAGCAGCTTGTGGAAGTTGCCCTCGCCTCCTAA
- a CDS encoding 2-hydroxyacid dehydrogenase, producing MKVAVFSTKPYDRKFLDQANTHHEIVYFDTRLEPKTASLAADFPAVCVFVNDNVGAETLQVLAEQGTRLVALRCTGFNNVDLETAFQLGIKVVRVEAYSPYSVAEHTVGLILMLNRKLYRAYNRVRDDNFTLDGLLGFDLHGCSVGILGTGKIGLIFAQIMAGFGCQLLGYDVYPNPEFAAIAQARYVDLPELFAQADIISLHCPLLPETHNIINAETISQMKDGVMLINTSRGKLVDTQAVIKGIRSGKVGYFGIDVYEEEDELFFADWSDRIIQDDTFQLLQSFPNVVITSHQAFFTKNALNNIFSTTIASISDFERGNPLKHELTL from the coding sequence ATGAAAGTTGCTGTCTTTAGTACCAAACCCTACGATCGCAAATTTTTAGATCAAGCCAATACCCACCATGAAATTGTTTACTTTGATACCCGCTTAGAGCCGAAAACCGCTTCCTTAGCGGCAGATTTTCCAGCGGTGTGTGTCTTTGTCAATGATAATGTTGGCGCAGAAACCCTCCAGGTTTTGGCAGAGCAAGGAACCCGATTAGTGGCCCTACGCTGTACCGGATTCAATAACGTGGATTTGGAAACCGCGTTTCAATTGGGGATTAAAGTCGTGCGGGTGGAAGCCTATTCTCCCTACTCTGTGGCTGAACATACGGTGGGGTTAATTTTAATGCTCAATCGCAAACTCTATCGAGCCTATAACCGTGTGCGGGATGATAATTTCACCCTGGATGGTTTACTGGGGTTTGACCTCCACGGCTGTAGTGTGGGCATTTTGGGTACGGGTAAAATTGGCCTGATTTTTGCCCAAATTATGGCTGGTTTTGGCTGTCAGTTACTTGGGTATGATGTGTATCCTAATCCTGAGTTTGCGGCGATCGCCCAAGCCCGTTATGTGGACTTACCTGAGTTATTTGCCCAAGCCGATATTATTTCCCTCCACTGCCCCCTACTGCCGGAAACCCACAATATTATTAATGCGGAAACGATCTCCCAAATGAAGGATGGCGTGATGCTGATCAATACCAGTCGGGGCAAGCTGGTGGATACCCAAGCCGTGATCAAAGGCATTCGCTCCGGTAAAGTGGGCTATTTTGGCATTGATGTGTACGAAGAGGAAGATGAGCTATTCTTTGCTGATTGGTCCGATCGCATCATTCAAGATGACACCTTTCAACTCCTCCAGTCCTTTCCCAATGTGGTCATCACCAGCCATCAAGCATTTTTTACCAAAAATGCCCTCAACAATATTTTCAGCACCACGATCGCCAGCATCTCAGACTTTGAGCGGGGTAACCCCCTGAAGCACGAGTTAACGCTCTAA
- a CDS encoding DUF928 domain-containing protein yields MNARDFSINVILMGAFTLTTAGLTSLAPMPTALAQAANYDSYMRMGYSLAAKRDYQSAMINFRRALNLRPSDRYAQTAIRNMEAYIARDRIASRPGQNRLAYIPSNLSMPGRTVAGASRAGDCVKGKVPLTALLPNNNLGLTAAAHPSLFFYIPETTAKTAELMVFNEVGELLETQNYAISNVPGIIEVTFDTSKSALTPGEKYRWNFSLTCRTDPSANPFVAGWVERIEMDPNLVQAMVASPLQDRLSLYAANQIWNETLSTLVQLKTSQPNNADITQQWQDYLKDAGIDQSIADMPIVDCCKPM; encoded by the coding sequence ATGAATGCGCGTGACTTCAGTATCAATGTTATTTTAATGGGAGCATTTACCCTCACCACCGCTGGATTAACGAGTCTAGCTCCAATGCCCACTGCCCTGGCCCAGGCAGCGAATTACGATAGCTATATGCGAATGGGGTATAGCTTGGCAGCCAAACGGGATTACCAATCTGCGATGATTAACTTCCGACGTGCTTTAAATCTGCGTCCCAGCGATCGCTATGCTCAAACAGCCATTCGGAATATGGAAGCCTATATTGCCCGCGATCGTATTGCTTCCCGACCTGGACAAAATCGTTTAGCCTATATTCCCTCTAACCTCAGTATGCCTGGACGCACTGTTGCCGGCGCATCCCGTGCAGGAGACTGTGTAAAAGGGAAGGTGCCTTTAACGGCTCTCCTACCTAACAATAATCTTGGACTTACCGCTGCGGCCCATCCCAGTTTATTTTTCTATATTCCAGAAACAACGGCTAAAACTGCTGAACTGATGGTCTTTAATGAAGTAGGGGAACTCTTGGAAACCCAAAACTATGCCATCAGCAATGTCCCTGGCATTATTGAAGTAACCTTTGATACCAGCAAATCTGCCTTAACACCTGGGGAGAAATATCGCTGGAATTTTTCCTTAACCTGCCGCACCGATCCCAGTGCGAATCCCTTTGTTGCCGGCTGGGTCGAACGGATCGAGATGGATCCCAATCTAGTTCAAGCCATGGTGGCATCTCCCCTTCAGGATCGTTTATCCCTCTATGCAGCCAATCAAATCTGGAATGAAACCCTGAGTACATTGGTTCAACTTAAAACCAGTCAGCCCAATAATGCCGACATCACCCAGCAATGGCAAGATTATCTTAAGGATGCTGGCATTGATCAAAGCATTGCTGATATGCCCATTGTGGACTGCTGTAAGCCAATGTAG
- the yqeK gene encoding bis(5'-nucleosyl)-tetraphosphatase (symmetrical) YqeK codes for MSAYSSGIDRPEILGWLEKHVPAPRIHHILRVETMAAELAARHDLDPAEAALAGLLHDLAKYFPHEKLINMAEAAKLDLGPVDYSNPHLLHADVSALVAQQEFGIEDERLLGAIANHTLGRPNMDALSCVVFLADSLEPGRGDTPELNSLRQIAQTNLHRAVWRVCDRTLYFLVNQSRSIHPRMVLTRNWAMEQEHQS; via the coding sequence ATGTCTGCATATTCCTCTGGGATCGATCGTCCAGAAATTTTAGGCTGGCTGGAAAAACATGTTCCAGCTCCCCGTATCCACCATATCCTACGGGTTGAAACCATGGCTGCTGAACTGGCAGCCCGCCATGATCTAGATCCAGCGGAAGCTGCCCTAGCTGGGTTATTGCACGATTTGGCTAAATATTTTCCCCATGAAAAATTGATTAATATGGCGGAGGCGGCGAAGTTAGATTTGGGACCGGTGGACTATAGCAATCCCCATTTACTCCATGCGGATGTCAGTGCCCTTGTGGCTCAACAGGAATTTGGCATTGAGGATGAACGTCTTTTAGGGGCGATCGCCAACCATACTCTGGGGCGACCCAATATGGATGCCCTTAGTTGCGTTGTCTTTTTAGCTGATAGCTTGGAACCGGGTCGGGGCGATACTCCCGAATTAAATTCCCTACGTCAGATTGCCCAAACCAATCTCCATCGGGCCGTATGGCGGGTGTGCGATCGCACCCTCTACTTTCTAGTGAATCAATCTCGGTCTATCCACCCACGCATGGTCTTAACCCGAAACTGGGCCATGGAGCAGGAACATCAATCCTAG
- a CDS encoding BolA family protein yields the protein MITPEQLTEIIQRGLPNAIVQVQDLTGGGDHYQAVVVSDAFHGKGLVQQHQLVYKTLQGLMASNELHALALKTYTPDQWAEAS from the coding sequence ATGATTACGCCAGAGCAACTCACTGAAATTATTCAACGGGGCTTGCCCAACGCCATTGTTCAAGTTCAAGACCTGACGGGTGGCGGCGATCACTATCAAGCGGTGGTTGTTTCCGATGCGTTTCACGGAAAAGGACTGGTACAACAGCATCAACTCGTTTATAAAACCTTGCAAGGTCTGATGGCCAGTAATGAACTCCATGCCCTTGCTCTCAAGACCTATACCCCTGATCAGTGGGCCGAGGCTAGCTAA
- a CDS encoding tyrosine-type recombinase/integrase, producing MKRGKNATIIGCSDLFERFTRHIAKDKGLSPGSIHRYKGCLSHVRRSLDVDADLVDQRRAGNFASILRETVSDRTAKEYLWLLESCWNWAKDKYRLADSNPWQGLAAKIRPHSTQKVKPFTEGEVIEILEAFKSDRHYRHYYPMVCFLFGSGCRFGEAAALQWKHLSQGFSTAWIGETISRGHHRRTTKTGKAREVVLSPGLAGLLAQVYDRRSPKPDDLVFPAPHGGSMSDQLFRKRAWKTILDRLGIDYRKPYSTRHTAVSHALANGANPLMVATQAGHNPAILYKSYASVIENRSIFVEFS from the coding sequence ATGAAACGCGGCAAGAATGCCACCATCATTGGCTGTTCAGACCTATTTGAACGGTTTACGCGGCATATTGCAAAGGATAAGGGACTATCCCCTGGTAGCATTCACCGATATAAAGGGTGTTTGTCGCACGTCCGACGATCTCTAGATGTTGATGCCGACTTGGTTGACCAGCGACGTGCTGGCAACTTTGCCTCAATCTTGCGGGAAACCGTTTCAGACCGCACTGCTAAGGAATACCTTTGGCTACTGGAGTCTTGCTGGAATTGGGCAAAAGACAAATATCGGTTAGCTGATAGCAATCCATGGCAAGGTCTTGCGGCAAAGATCAGACCTCACTCTACCCAGAAGGTGAAACCCTTCACAGAGGGAGAGGTAATAGAGATTCTCGAAGCGTTCAAGAGCGATCGCCATTACCGGCATTACTACCCGATGGTTTGTTTTCTATTTGGATCGGGTTGTCGCTTTGGTGAAGCTGCTGCACTGCAATGGAAACACCTAAGCCAGGGGTTCAGTACCGCATGGATTGGGGAAACTATTAGCCGAGGTCATCACCGGCGTACCACCAAGACGGGTAAGGCACGCGAGGTAGTGTTATCCCCAGGTCTTGCTGGCTTGCTTGCCCAAGTCTACGACCGGCGATCGCCCAAGCCTGATGATCTTGTTTTCCCTGCACCCCATGGTGGATCAATGAGTGATCAACTCTTCCGCAAACGAGCATGGAAGACAATTCTTGACCGGCTAGGGATTGATTACAGGAAACCCTATTCGACACGGCATACAGCGGTTTCCCATGCTTTAGCGAATGGTGCTAATCCGTTGATGGTGGCCACCCAAGCGGGTCATAATCCCGCGATTCTCTATAAGAGCTATGCTTCTGTGATTGAGAATCGCTCTATTTTTGTGGAGTTTTCGTAG